In Flavobacteriales bacterium, the following are encoded in one genomic region:
- a CDS encoding cytochrome c oxidase assembly factor 1 family protein, which translates to MIIKRHKILILTGVLLWVSGFFMAAMTIYPFALIGVYVGPPILTMGIVGWIINYKHTKSQFPNPIRAFNRILKKHKGLPKYHFAMFEFLFSYLLHFWTFCIVFWIGIAFLGTTAFKNSNAFATTKNYVESDSRLIERIGQIRYYGFLIGGTISSSGDADISFSIIGDKETINAKAILERGKVTEIKYKQH; encoded by the coding sequence ATGATTATCAAACGACATAAGATATTAATACTAACAGGTGTTCTTTTGTGGGTTTCGGGATTTTTTATGGCAGCTATGACAATCTACCCTTTCGCATTGATTGGAGTTTACGTTGGCCCACCAATTTTAACAATGGGTATAGTTGGTTGGATAATAAACTACAAACATACCAAGAGTCAATTTCCTAATCCAATTAGAGCATTCAACCGAATATTAAAAAAGCACAAAGGACTACCGAAATATCATTTCGCAATGTTTGAATTTTTGTTCTCCTATCTACTTCATTTTTGGACTTTTTGCATAGTATTTTGGATTGGAATTGCCTTTTTAGGTACAACAGCTTTTAAAAATTCCAATGCGTTTGCAACAACCAAAAATTATGTTGAAAGTGACAGCCGACTGATAGAACGAATTGGACAAATTAGATACTATGGATTTCTTATTGGCGGGACGATTTCTTCAAGTGGAGATGCTGACATCTCTTTTTCAATAATCGGAGATAAAGAAACAATTAATGCGAAAGCGATACTTGAAAGAGGAAAAGTGACAGAAATAAAATATAAGCAACATTAG
- a CDS encoding SMI1/KNR4 family protein, producing MTNLEIITKLKESTFTDEDGEKYQLEFQDGLTDSEIEQLKEQFPSNNIDSEIIEILKETEGWDGYGPEMVCFDSIGQFGFWELSANSITLGHDGYGNHWILDLNENGKPNKVFFACHDPAVFVVHSQNLNEYLKHLLEFYESPDKCHLNEIHEKTVMTIWNKNDLCSPKTEFENQNPEFKDFLNKFDGDEWTIADLRTGKNKDGFAWGKFGANQFTERHPTELVWVIKNKKKSFLSRLFGK from the coding sequence ATGACAAATCTTGAAATTATTACGAAATTAAAAGAATCCACTTTTACAGACGAAGATGGAGAAAAATATCAACTTGAATTTCAAGATGGATTGACTGATTCCGAAATTGAACAGCTTAAAGAGCAATTCCCAAGTAACAATATTGACAGTGAAATAATTGAAATACTGAAAGAGACCGAAGGTTGGGACGGTTATGGACCTGAAATGGTTTGTTTTGACTCTATTGGACAATTCGGATTTTGGGAATTATCTGCAAACTCCATTACTCTTGGACACGATGGGTATGGAAATCATTGGATTTTGGATTTAAATGAAAACGGAAAACCTAACAAAGTGTTTTTTGCTTGCCACGACCCAGCTGTATTTGTTGTTCATTCTCAAAACCTGAATGAATACTTAAAACATTTATTAGAATTTTACGAAAGCCCTGACAAATGTCATCTGAATGAAATTCACGAGAAAACCGTAATGACAATTTGGAATAAAAATGACCTATGTTCGCCTAAAACCGAATTTGAAAATCAAAATCCTGAATTCAAAGACTTTCTGAATAAATTTGACGGAGACGAATGGACTATTGCTGACTTGAGAACTGGAAAAAACAAAGATGGTTTTGCTTGGGGAAAGTTTGGAGCGAATCAGTTTACGGAAAGACATCCGACTGAATTGGTATGGGTAATTAAGAATAAGAAAAAAAGCTTTTTATCAAGACTTTTTGGAAAATAA